A genomic window from Bacteroidota bacterium includes:
- the ric gene encoding iron-sulfur cluster repair di-iron protein — protein MNIQENNIIGELVAQDYRAASVFKKYGIDFCCQGNRTIQDACEAKQIDASSVVTDLNEANKATSESAIDYQSWPIDLMADYIEKKHHRYVENKTQEIKPYLDKICRVHGDRHPELLEINEHFNATASELAAHMKKEELILFPFIRKMAKVKQENIKLEAPHFGTVENPIQMMMHEHTAEGERFRKIEALSDNYTPPADACNTYRVTFALLKEFEADLHLHIHLENNILFPKAIELEKQLKGE, from the coding sequence ATGAATATTCAAGAAAATAACATTATCGGAGAATTGGTAGCACAAGATTACCGTGCAGCTTCCGTTTTTAAAAAATATGGCATCGACTTTTGTTGTCAAGGCAATCGTACTATCCAAGATGCTTGTGAAGCTAAACAAATTGACGCATCTTCGGTAGTAACCGATTTAAACGAAGCAAATAAAGCAACTTCAGAAAGTGCCATCGATTATCAATCTTGGCCAATAGACCTTATGGCAGATTACATAGAGAAAAAACACCACCGATATGTGGAAAACAAAACGCAAGAAATTAAACCTTATCTCGACAAAATTTGCCGAGTGCACGGTGACCGTCATCCTGAGCTTTTAGAAATCAATGAACACTTTAATGCAACTGCCAGTGAATTAGCAGCACATATGAAAAAAGAAGAATTGATTTTGTTTCCGTTTATTCGCAAAATGGCAAAGGTGAAACAGGAAAATATTAAACTAGAAGCACCACATTTTGGCACGGTAGAAAATCCTATTCAAATGATGATGCACGAACACACAGCCGAAGGCGAACGATTTAGAAAAATAGAAGCATTGAGCGACAACTATACGCCACCTGCGGATGCTTGCAATACCTATCGAGTGACATTTGCCTTGTTAAAAGAATTTGAAGCAGATTTGCATTTACACATTCATTTGGAAAACAACATTTTGTTTCCAAAAGCCATTGAGCTTGAAAAACAATTAAAAGGTGAATGA
- a CDS encoding group III truncated hemoglobin, producing MKDILNLDDVKKVVDCFYDKVRNDEQLKDVFNNVIQDRWPAHLEKMYRFWQTVLLDEHTYYGSPFVPHAKLPVGIEHFNQWLKLFYETVDENFEGEKAERMKWQGQRMAEMFHSKIEYYKNNPSIPLL from the coding sequence ATGAAAGACATACTAAATCTTGATGATGTTAAAAAGGTGGTGGATTGTTTCTACGATAAAGTACGAAATGACGAACAATTGAAAGATGTTTTCAATAATGTAATTCAAGACCGTTGGCCTGCACATTTGGAAAAAATGTACCGCTTTTGGCAAACGGTTTTGTTGGATGAACACACCTATTATGGCAGTCCGTTTGTGCCTCACGCAAAACTTCCTGTTGGCATTGAGCATTTCAACCAATGGTTAAAACTGTTTTATGAAACGGTGGATGAAAATTTTGAAGGTGAAAAAGCAGAACGAATGAAATGGCAAGGACAACGAATGGCAGAAATGTTTCATTCAAAAATTGAGTATTACAAAAATAATCCTTCCATTCCATTGCTATGA
- a CDS encoding hexameric tyrosine-coordinated heme protein, which yields MDNKEIWLETLITDTPQEGRGLAIKMARKSIAAIQTDAETRKKLRSDYANDTAQLIASANVIAIEFQTIAAANNYWKTEK from the coding sequence ATGGATAACAAGGAAATTTGGTTAGAGACATTAATCACCGACACCCCTCAAGAAGGTAGAGGATTAGCTATAAAAATGGCAAGAAAGTCTATCGCAGCCATACAAACAGATGCCGAAACAAGAAAAAAATTAAGAAGCGATTATGCCAATGATACCGCACAACTTATTGCTTCTGCCAATGTAATTGCAATCGAGTTTCAGACTATTGCGGCAGCGAATAATTATTGGAAAACTGAAAAATAA
- a CDS encoding cytochrome C, with translation MEEYKSKIKLFVDDEQQPIAELVPPVQFDFDTSKLTDGEHTLKLISKSPTGREGIRKIKFIVKNGPAISVEGLSDNGVVDGVIPLMINAYDKGNQKKFLIEGSETPQSIPSWLWILLIAFLGWAAFYIITNFSL, from the coding sequence ATGGAAGAATATAAAAGCAAAATTAAACTTTTTGTGGATGATGAACAACAACCCATAGCGGAGTTGGTTCCACCGGTGCAATTTGATTTTGACACCAGCAAATTAACAGATGGCGAGCACACCTTAAAACTCATTAGCAAATCACCCACAGGCAGAGAAGGTATAAGGAAAATAAAATTTATTGTCAAAAATGGTCCTGCTATCTCCGTAGAAGGATTGAGTGATAATGGCGTAGTTGACGGAGTTATTCCGTTGATGATAAATGCTTATGACAAGGGCAATCAAAAAAAATTCCTTATTGAAGGTAGTGAAACTCCGCAAAGTATCCCGAGTTGGCTTTGGATTTTGCTCATTGCTTTTTTGGGTTGGGCAGCATTTTATATCATCACAAATTTTAGTCTGTAA
- a CDS encoding cytochrome c has protein sequence MEFFDNHKKLFRTALVLFVGLTIIVAIMPAINNQENNAPLPGYEPLTQEAYLGKKSFIANGCVACHTQQVRNVDMDNVWGSRPGIPADYAGISRTDFWRNTATLMGTERTGPDLTNIGSRQPSLAWNLLHLYQPRAVVEKSIMPAYPWLFEIKNELGEKDVEVVVPDAYRKGISGRIVATQEALQLVAYLQSLKQTPLPDGKLPMEFLYKKKEIPVVVNENKANLPDGKLLYTNNCMSCHQANGEGLKGAFPSLKGSPIVLGDELELFVNIIMLGYDARPEYAVMNAVGLDNNLTPEEVTAIINHEKTSWGNNAKTVTPEEVKKIMDFIKLTSNK, from the coding sequence ATGGAATTTTTCGACAATCATAAAAAGCTATTCAGAACGGCACTGGTATTATTTGTTGGGCTAACAATAATTGTTGCCATAATGCCTGCCATCAATAATCAAGAAAATAATGCTCCTTTGCCTGGCTATGAACCGTTGACCCAAGAAGCCTATCTCGGTAAAAAAAGTTTTATTGCTAACGGCTGCGTGGCTTGCCATACACAGCAAGTAAGAAATGTAGATATGGACAATGTTTGGGGCAGTAGACCCGGAATACCAGCCGATTATGCAGGGATTTCGAGAACCGATTTTTGGCGTAACACTGCTACACTAATGGGTACAGAAAGAACTGGTCCCGATTTAACGAATATCGGTTCAAGACAACCGAGCTTGGCGTGGAATTTATTGCACCTCTACCAACCCAGAGCCGTAGTAGAAAAATCAATAATGCCAGCTTACCCTTGGCTATTTGAAATAAAAAATGAGTTAGGCGAAAAAGATGTTGAAGTAGTAGTGCCTGATGCGTATAGAAAAGGGATTAGCGGAAGAATTGTTGCCACGCAAGAAGCACTCCAATTAGTAGCGTATCTCCAAAGCCTAAAACAAACGCCACTACCTGATGGTAAATTACCTATGGAATTTTTGTACAAGAAAAAAGAAATTCCTGTGGTAGTAAATGAAAATAAGGCTAACCTACCTGATGGCAAATTATTGTACACCAATAACTGTATGAGTTGCCACCAAGCCAATGGCGAAGGACTTAAAGGTGCTTTCCCATCATTAAAGGGTAGCCCGATAGTTTTGGGTGATGAGCTCGAATTATTCGTCAACATTATAATGCTTGGTTATGATGCAAGACCAGAATATGCAGTGATGAATGCGGTAGGTTTAGATAATAACCTTACTCCCGAAGAAGTTACCGCCATTATTAATCACGAAAAAACAAGTTGGGGTAATAATGCCAAAACAGTAACTCCCGAAGAAGTGAAAAAAATTATGGATTTTATAAAATTAACATCTAACAAATAA
- a CDS encoding cbb3-type cytochrome c oxidase subunit I: METKNIFSESGIILTLLLIAIPVIVASILVIIKAKNILKNFLKKKELEKFNEYLKSLSPEEVQKLEQRKKELEFSLSNSELAGDTTPIDEKGLIDNVSEASSLRFIEQKKKSQARPYIEPDLTKLILWYLGCATFWLLFGTTVGEYVGIKFVAPDVDQYSWLSFGRLRPVHTNAVFWGWASLAMLGLAYYVIPRVSNVPIASIKTGYRTLILINTSVVLGSLFLMAGINNGGGEYREYIWPVMALFGIGVIISLRNFYKTIAKRTTKEIYVSNWYIISAMMFLLVIAVIAYWPSWQNGLGETIIQGYYMHQGVGMWFMLFNLGLMYYFLPQQLNKPIYSYSLGILAFWVQILFYTLIGTHHFIFSAIPWWLQTVAIVGSAGMIIPVVAGTTNFLMTFKGSWHKLSGSYTLPFYLIGIIFYFTGSLQGTAEAFKFTNLVWHFTDFTVAHSHLTMYGIICFMLWGFIYTVVPRLTGKEPPQITVGAHFWLALIGLLFYTFPLMYGSTLRGLMWMEGTKSFIESVELMAPYWLWRAIGGSLMWLSHILFAYNFYVMVKKKEEIEIPTSPKDILTAKVEIDNQEVTN; this comes from the coding sequence ATGGAAACAAAAAATATATTCAGCGAATCGGGCATTATCCTCACACTATTGCTGATAGCAATACCAGTAATTGTTGCTTCGATATTGGTAATCATTAAAGCCAAGAATATTCTAAAGAATTTCTTGAAGAAAAAAGAACTCGAAAAGTTTAATGAGTATTTGAAAAGTTTAAGCCCCGAAGAAGTTCAAAAATTAGAGCAACGAAAAAAAGAACTTGAATTTTCGCTTTCTAATAGTGAATTAGCTGGCGATACGACACCTATAGACGAAAAAGGATTAATTGACAATGTAAGCGAAGCAAGTTCATTGCGATTTATTGAACAAAAGAAGAAAAGTCAAGCAAGACCTTATATTGAACCAGACTTAACCAAACTCATTCTGTGGTATTTAGGTTGTGCCACTTTTTGGTTGTTGTTTGGAACTACTGTTGGTGAATATGTAGGGATTAAATTTGTTGCTCCAGATGTTGACCAATACAGTTGGTTGAGTTTTGGAAGATTACGACCTGTACACACTAACGCTGTATTTTGGGGCTGGGCATCTTTGGCAATGTTAGGCTTGGCATATTATGTTATTCCACGAGTGAGCAATGTACCAATTGCAAGTATTAAAACGGGTTATCGAACTCTCATTCTCATAAACACTTCAGTTGTACTTGGTAGTTTGTTCCTAATGGCTGGCATCAACAATGGCGGTGGCGAATACCGAGAATACATTTGGCCAGTGATGGCGTTGTTTGGTATTGGTGTTATCATTTCGCTAAGAAATTTTTACAAAACCATAGCCAAAAGAACAACCAAAGAAATTTATGTTTCTAATTGGTACATCATTTCTGCAATGATGTTTCTATTGGTGATTGCCGTAATTGCGTATTGGCCAAGTTGGCAAAATGGCTTAGGCGAAACAATTATACAAGGTTACTATATGCACCAAGGTGTAGGTATGTGGTTTATGCTTTTCAATCTTGGATTGATGTATTATTTCCTTCCACAACAATTAAACAAGCCCATCTACTCATACAGTTTAGGAATCTTGGCGTTTTGGGTTCAAATCCTATTTTATACTTTAATTGGAACGCATCATTTCATTTTTAGTGCGATTCCTTGGTGGTTGCAAACTGTTGCCATTGTGGGAAGTGCAGGTATGATAATACCCGTTGTTGCTGGGACTACAAATTTCTTGATGACTTTCAAAGGGTCTTGGCACAAGCTTTCAGGCAGTTATACCCTTCCGTTTTATTTGATTGGCATCATATTCTACTTCACGGGTTCATTACAGGGAACTGCCGAAGCATTCAAGTTTACCAATTTAGTATGGCACTTTACCGATTTTACTGTAGCTCATTCACATCTCACAATGTATGGCATTATTTGCTTTATGCTTTGGGGCTTTATTTATACCGTTGTACCACGATTGACAGGAAAAGAACCTCCTCAAATTACAGTTGGTGCTCATTTTTGGTTAGCATTAATTGGATTGTTGTTCTACACATTCCCATTAATGTACGGTTCAACACTCAGGGGTTTAATGTGGATGGAAGGTACCAAATCATTTATTGAAAGTGTAGAATTAATGGCTCCGTATTGGTTGTGGCGTGCTATTGGAGGCTCTTTGATGTGGCTTTCCCACATTTTGTTTGCCTACAATTTTTATGTTATGGTAAAAAAGAAAGAAGAGATAGAGATACCCACTTCACCAAAAGACATTCTAACTGCAAAGGTGGAAATAGACAATCAAGAAGTAACAAATTAA
- a CDS encoding Rrf2 family transcriptional regulator: MFSKACEYGIRASIFIAEQSLLDRKVSLKDVAEAIESPSAYTSKILQRLSKSNIINSDKGPTGGFSMDKSELEKVKLSSIVYAIDGDTVYNGCGLGLKRCNADKPCPVHNQFKVIRDELKKMLETTTVKTLAMDFEKGLTFLKR, encoded by the coding sequence ATGTTTTCTAAAGCTTGTGAATATGGTATTAGAGCATCAATTTTCATTGCAGAGCAATCTTTGCTTGACAGAAAAGTGAGCTTGAAGGATGTGGCAGAAGCTATTGAATCGCCCTCAGCATACACCTCCAAAATTTTGCAGCGACTATCCAAAAGCAACATTATCAATTCTGACAAAGGACCAACAGGTGGTTTTTCAATGGACAAAAGTGAATTGGAAAAAGTGAAATTAAGTTCGATTGTTTATGCAATTGATGGAGATACTGTTTACAATGGCTGTGGTTTGGGTTTAAAACGATGCAATGCGGATAAACCTTGTCCGGTACACAATCAATTTAAAGTCATAAGAGATGAACTTAAAAAAATGCTTGAAACTACTACTGTAAAAACTTTGGCAATGGATTTTGAGAAGGGCTTAACATTTTTAAAACGATAA
- a CDS encoding abortive infection family protein: MDDLVSPKYQMQLVSSVEKAIWDEYKSYKQVRLYINKWHKNNYDPNGFNSDYWENFAIVEKPNNEIDLTSTLHNFSGTDLLKIAIDLGVDTPDFIPSIPTFKNELKSEYKTAYDTFNKAFKQIETDPSIAVGLANSALESIIKEILKDDRISSKISGGETLYKLTTIILKEFNITNDEHPKEIKTIGSSLLAINQSIEKLRSEKTDFHGKTNDDYLITDTIYTYFVVNAVTTVGLFLNSYYKTKFPKPKEVVEDDGLPF, translated from the coding sequence ATGGATGACTTAGTTTCCCCTAAATATCAAATGCAACTTGTAAGCTCCGTGGAGAAAGCGATTTGGGATGAGTATAAATCATACAAGCAAGTCCGTTTATATATTAACAAATGGCATAAAAATAATTATGACCCAAATGGCTTTAATAGTGACTATTGGGAGAACTTTGCAATCGTAGAAAAGCCAAACAATGAGATTGACTTAACCTCAACACTTCACAACTTTTCAGGGACTGATTTACTGAAAATTGCAATTGATTTAGGTGTTGATACTCCAGATTTTATTCCATCAATACCAACTTTTAAAAACGAACTGAAATCTGAATACAAGACAGCCTATGACACTTTTAATAAAGCCTTTAAGCAAATCGAAACTGACCCAAGTATTGCAGTAGGTTTAGCTAATTCAGCACTTGAAAGTATAATTAAAGAAATATTAAAAGACGACCGAATATCCAGTAAAATTAGCGGTGGTGAAACACTTTATAAGTTGACAACTATAATATTGAAGGAATTCAACATTACTAACGATGAGCATCCAAAAGAAATAAAAACAATTGGTAGTTCTCTTTTAGCAATAAATCAATCCATCGAGAAATTACGCAGCGAAAAAACAGATTTTCACGGCAAGACAAATGACGACTATTTAATAACAGACACTATTTACACATACTTTGTAGTAAATGCGGTTACGACAGTTGGACTTTTTCTTAACTCATATTACAAGACAAAATTCCCCAAACCAAAAGAAGTAGTAGAAGATGACGGACTTCCTTTTTAA
- a CDS encoding alpha/beta hydrolase, which yields MKNLYKNEQAKTAIMSLYEEKLKSLQIDYEEIDVNTSFGKTRIIKTGNESGKLIVLFHGINAGAPLTLEAVKDLRKDYLLFAIDTIGQATMSDENRINIKDNSYAIWAEEVLSQLRIKEAFFIGISYGAYILQKLVKYKPVIVKKCIFVVPSGLVNGKIGVSITKLSLPLIRFLITKKDAHLKKFIKAFVPEEDEFMFRLQKALLTGLNMDYRRPILLEEKDVQNFISPVYIIVADNDVFFPGYEAINRVKKIFKNFKEAHILKQCKHMPSKVDYLEIQQKIKDWIE from the coding sequence ATGAAGAATTTATATAAAAATGAACAAGCGAAGACCGCTATAATGAGTCTTTATGAAGAGAAACTAAAAAGCTTACAAATCGACTACGAGGAGATTGATGTAAATACATCTTTTGGAAAGACTAGGATTATCAAAACGGGCAATGAAAGTGGTAAACTTATCGTGCTATTTCATGGTATAAATGCAGGAGCACCCTTGACCCTAGAAGCGGTTAAAGACCTACGTAAAGACTACTTATTGTTTGCCATTGACACTATTGGTCAAGCAACTATGAGTGATGAAAATCGAATAAACATAAAAGACAATTCTTATGCTATATGGGCTGAAGAAGTCTTAAGTCAATTGAGAATAAAAGAGGCATTTTTTATAGGCATATCATATGGGGCGTATATTCTTCAGAAGTTAGTCAAATACAAACCTGTAATTGTGAAAAAATGCATATTTGTCGTTCCAAGTGGTTTAGTCAATGGAAAAATTGGTGTTTCTATAACAAAATTATCACTTCCGTTAATTAGATTTTTGATTACTAAAAAGGACGCACACCTCAAGAAATTTATTAAAGCATTTGTTCCCGAAGAAGATGAATTTATGTTCAGACTACAAAAGGCTTTACTTACAGGCTTAAATATGGATTATCGAAGACCAATTTTACTCGAAGAAAAAGATGTACAAAATTTCATCTCTCCTGTTTATATTATAGTAGCTGATAATGATGTATTTTTCCCTGGCTATGAAGCTATAAACAGAGTAAAAAAAATATTCAAAAATTTTAAAGAAGCTCACATACTAAAGCAATGTAAACACATGCCAAGTAAAGTTGACTACTTAGAAATACAACAAAAAATTAAAGATTGGATTGAATAA
- a CDS encoding TetR/AcrR family transcriptional regulator has product MNIKKQILEASRLLFNEKGVMNTTLRDVAKSMNKSYGNITYHFQTKEDVLFSLLDEMNKELIALQEIKESENLLLYFFNLPNSNYSISLEYLFFILDHLELKRNYPALFKKINVLNDNRKGIWMKILLQLKELKYFDEKVTNNDLQYIMFLSYSLRVTYFQTIELKSYNKSKYTLIVTNLLKPYLSKKGYLIYENWLESLTVSK; this is encoded by the coding sequence ATGAATATAAAAAAACAAATTTTAGAAGCTAGTCGGTTATTATTCAATGAAAAGGGAGTGATGAACACTACATTAAGGGATGTTGCAAAGTCTATGAATAAGAGTTACGGCAATATAACTTATCATTTCCAAACCAAAGAAGATGTTCTTTTTAGCTTGTTAGATGAAATGAATAAAGAATTAATTGCGCTTCAAGAAATAAAGGAAAGCGAAAATTTGTTGCTTTACTTTTTTAATCTGCCAAATTCTAATTATTCAATTTCCTTAGAATATCTTTTTTTTATCCTTGATCATTTAGAGCTAAAGAGAAATTATCCTGCACTCTTTAAAAAAATAAATGTATTGAACGATAATAGAAAGGGCATTTGGATGAAAATTTTACTTCAATTGAAAGAATTAAAATATTTCGATGAAAAAGTAACAAACAATGATTTACAATATATTATGTTTTTAAGCTATAGTCTAAGAGTGACGTATTTTCAAACGATAGAATTAAAGTCTTATAATAAATCAAAGTATACGTTGATCGTTACTAATCTACTGAAACCTTATTTAAGCAAAAAAGGCTATTTAATTTACGAAAACTGGCTTGAGTCGCTGACTGTTTCAAAGTAA
- a CDS encoding IS3 family transposase: MKAKHKHIRLELFCRLFGVTRQSNYQYFKNNQTLNLKQELVIQRVNQIRASHYRIGTRKLFELMKPFLIENDIKIGRDALFNLLGANQLLIRKRIRKVNTTYSQHWMRKWPNLIKGRVTNRPNQLWVSDITFWKVADKFLYISLITDAYSKKVVGYSLAPTLEQKSTCRALMMAINNNSNYDDLTHHSDRGVQYCSHDYIKILKRNNILISMTENGDPRENAIAERINGILKHEYLLRYKPKNIKQAEFILQKAVLLYNHERPHLSISLLTPEHVHSTNTKTQRKWKNYFNTKTVKLF; encoded by the coding sequence ATGAAGGCAAAACATAAGCATATACGCTTAGAGTTGTTTTGTCGATTATTTGGTGTCACACGACAATCCAATTATCAATATTTTAAGAATAACCAGACTTTAAATTTAAAGCAGGAGTTGGTAATTCAGCGCGTGAATCAAATTAGAGCTAGTCATTATCGAATAGGCACGCGAAAACTATTTGAACTGATGAAACCTTTTTTAATAGAGAATGATATAAAAATAGGCAGAGACGCTTTATTTAATTTACTTGGAGCCAATCAGTTGTTAATAAGAAAACGAATTAGAAAGGTCAATACAACCTATTCTCAACACTGGATGCGTAAATGGCCCAACTTAATCAAAGGAAGAGTTACCAATAGACCAAACCAACTTTGGGTAAGCGACATAACATTTTGGAAAGTAGCAGACAAATTTTTGTACATCAGTTTGATTACGGATGCTTATTCAAAAAAGGTAGTAGGTTATTCATTAGCTCCAACATTAGAACAAAAAAGCACTTGTAGGGCTTTGATGATGGCAATAAACAATAATAGCAACTATGATGATTTAACACATCATTCTGATAGAGGAGTACAATATTGCTCACATGATTACATTAAAATATTGAAACGTAACAATATTTTAATAAGCATGACAGAGAATGGTGATCCACGAGAGAATGCAATTGCAGAAAGGATAAATGGAATTTTAAAGCATGAATATCTTTTGCGATACAAACCAAAAAACATAAAACAAGCAGAATTTATTCTTCAAAAAGCAGTGTTGTTGTATAATCATGAACGACCACATTTAAGTATTAGTTTACTTACTCCAGAACACGTTCATTCAACCAATACAAAGACTCAAAGAAAATGGAAGAATTATTTTAATACTAAAACCGTAAAATTATTTTAG
- a CDS encoding transposase, which produces MKKSEAKKRPTPPTVFTEEFKKKIIAEYLESDLTKREILDKYGIRSNSAIQSWMRKYGISDPFGKKDYLGVINLDRLKKKQASPSELELEKKALEKRIRELEQKLEEEQIRSEMLTRVIEIAESDYKLNIRKKPNTK; this is translated from the coding sequence ATGAAAAAATCAGAAGCAAAAAAACGACCAACACCACCAACTGTATTTACAGAAGAATTCAAGAAAAAAATTATTGCAGAGTATCTTGAAAGTGATTTAACCAAACGTGAAATTTTGGATAAGTATGGAATTCGTTCAAATAGTGCCATACAATCGTGGATGCGAAAATATGGAATAAGTGATCCTTTTGGCAAAAAGGATTATCTTGGTGTAATAAATCTTGATCGTTTGAAAAAGAAACAAGCCAGTCCAAGCGAGTTAGAATTAGAGAAAAAAGCATTAGAGAAGCGTATTCGAGAGCTAGAACAAAAGCTGGAAGAAGAACAAATACGCTCAGAGATGCTTACTCGTGTTATTGAGATAGCCGAAAGTGACTATAAACTCAATATAAGAAAAAAGCCAAACACCAAGTAA
- a CDS encoding HAD family hydrolase, with protein sequence MTTKTIILDLDDTIFQTKSMDAKIFEPFFNHLILKLKTNFDQQIIERIVSDLWQRPFDIVIKKYNIPFTTIAESIDLLENLDLYLKISTFQDYTFIKNIQTKKLLVTTGLTALQKAKIKALKIENDFDKIIINDTLKETKTKQDIFYELKLEFKLNPETTYVIGDNPESEIKAGNALNFTTIQILRENVIRGNNARHYINSFDELGLIIN encoded by the coding sequence ATGACGACAAAGACAATTATATTAGACTTAGACGACACCATTTTTCAAACGAAATCAATGGATGCTAAAATATTTGAGCCATTCTTTAATCATTTAATTTTAAAACTAAAAACTAATTTTGACCAACAAATTATTGAAAGAATTGTTAGCGATTTATGGCAAAGACCATTTGACATTGTAATAAAAAAATATAACATTCCTTTTACAACAATTGCTGAATCTATTGACCTGCTTGAGAATTTAGACCTATATTTAAAAATATCAACTTTTCAAGATTATACATTCATTAAAAACATACAGACAAAAAAGCTATTAGTAACAACGGGGTTGACAGCATTGCAAAAAGCAAAAATAAAAGCACTCAAAATAGAAAATGATTTTGACAAAATTATTATCAATGACACGCTTAAAGAAACGAAAACTAAACAAGACATTTTTTATGAGCTAAAACTTGAATTCAAATTAAATCCTGAGACAACCTATGTTATTGGCGACAACCCTGAATCTGAAATAAAAGCCGGAAACGCATTAAATTTCACGACAATTCAAATTTTACGAGAAAATGTAATTAGAGGAAACAATGCAAGACATTACATAAATTCATTTGACGAACTAGGTTTAATAATCAATTAA